Proteins co-encoded in one Aerococcaceae bacterium DSM 111021 genomic window:
- a CDS encoding glycine cleavage system protein H: protein MEVLNENLWIKEENGVVTIGLTPQLQDEAGDITYANIASLGSIEIDDTLINVEASKAAIEVPSPIQGKVIERNELAEETPSLLNSPDAFNNWIVKLQK, encoded by the coding sequence ATGGAAGTATTAAATGAAAATTTATGGATAAAAGAAGAAAATGGTGTTGTAACAATTGGTTTAACTCCACAGTTACAAGATGAAGCTGGAGACATTACTTATGCTAACATTGCTTCTTTGGGAAGTATTGAGATTGATGATACACTTATTAATGTTGAAGCCTCTAAAGCTGCGATTGAAGTTCCTTCGCCTATTCAAGGTAAGGTAATTGAACGTAATGAGCTTGCGGAAGAGACGCCATCACTTTTAAATTCACCCGATGCTTTTAACAATTGGATTGTAAAACTTCAAAAGTAG
- a CDS encoding rod shape-determining protein RodA has product MTSIRQIRRDNENRIDYGIILNVMVLAIIGLLSVYSTTTLIEGGSIVPTLLHALWYAVGTIAVIATMQLDSEQYWKLSTYLYGFGLFLLVLVLFFYDRELAVTGARSWLRIGSLSVQPSELFKPAYIVFLARVVTEHNNKYPNRTLKTDFIQLGKILMFAAPPIILIQLQNDLGTNLVIISITAGLILLSGISWKILAPIATIVIVVAGGIIIVVANYPDFLIDNNLVQEYQINRILDWLRPFENTQGSGYQLAQSIKAVGSGQLSGKGFGVSQVTVPVRESDFIFTTIAENFGFLGSSVLLFVYFILIYQMVQTCFKTRNEFYSYIAAGVISMILFHILENIGMAIGLLPITGVPLPFVSQGGSALLGNMIGIGLVLSMKYHHRSYMFGAEDDFNY; this is encoded by the coding sequence ATGACATCCATTAGACAAATACGTCGAGATAATGAGAACCGTATCGATTACGGAATTATCTTAAACGTTATGGTCTTAGCAATCATTGGATTGTTAAGTGTATATTCAACAACAACGCTTATTGAAGGCGGTAGTATTGTACCAACATTACTACATGCTTTATGGTATGCAGTAGGTACAATAGCTGTCATTGCTACAATGCAATTAGACAGTGAGCAATACTGGAAATTATCCACTTACTTATATGGATTTGGGTTATTTCTATTAGTATTAGTATTGTTCTTTTACGATAGAGAATTAGCTGTGACGGGAGCGCGAAGTTGGTTAAGAATAGGATCTTTATCAGTTCAACCATCTGAGCTTTTCAAACCAGCCTATATTGTTTTCTTAGCACGCGTAGTAACTGAACATAATAATAAATATCCGAATAGAACATTAAAAACAGATTTTATTCAATTAGGTAAAATCCTCATGTTTGCTGCACCACCGATTATTCTAATTCAGTTGCAAAACGACTTAGGAACTAACCTAGTTATCATATCAATTACAGCAGGTTTGATTTTGCTATCTGGAATTAGTTGGAAAATTTTGGCGCCCATCGCAACAATAGTCATTGTTGTAGCAGGTGGTATAATTATTGTAGTAGCAAACTATCCAGACTTTTTAATTGATAATAATCTTGTTCAAGAATATCAAATTAACCGTATTCTAGACTGGTTACGTCCGTTTGAAAATACACAGGGTAGTGGGTATCAATTAGCACAAAGTATTAAAGCAGTAGGATCTGGTCAGTTGAGTGGTAAAGGATTTGGGGTATCCCAAGTTACTGTGCCTGTTCGAGAATCTGACTTTATCTTTACAACTATCGCTGAAAACTTTGGGTTCCTAGGAAGTTCAGTTTTATTATTTGTTTATTTTATTTTGATATATCAAATGGTTCAAACTTGTTTTAAAACACGTAATGAATTCTATTCATATATAGCTGCAGGGGTTATCTCAATGATTTTATTCCATATATTAGAGAATATTGGAATGGCTATTGGTTTACTACCAATTACTGGGGTTCCATTACCTTTTGTATCTCAAGGGGGATCCGCTTTATTAGGTAATATGATTGGGATAGGCTTAGTACTATCTATGAAGTATCATCACCGTAGTTATATGTTCGGGGCAGAAGACGATTTTAATTATTAA
- a CDS encoding YihY/virulence factor BrkB family protein, with protein sequence MDQPSVFKRLIKTFRANDEQLAFGSYAAELSFYVIWALVPLMLALSNIIAILPFSEAEIINAIQMALPDEVEVAIIPLLESYLTGTSSGIFSLGLIISLWPASNVFNTFQRVLNTIYKTEPRKNFFIARLFAYVFTLVIVIALVIFTFGLVFGETIIDYIQEVFGIQFFLLDFLVNQGWILGILGIFILLIGIYQFMPNVQWPIKYAIPGTVFALLGFILVSQLFNVYMRFAGGNVGGGTIGVFMVAIIWLYLNAMVIAIGAYINVFYHDFKEKSYWQLVEETTSYQTFVSYSDNFKKSDSPKSGLTNKIYKDFTNQATKKGEINDIH encoded by the coding sequence ATGGATCAACCTTCAGTATTTAAGCGACTTATAAAGACATTCCGAGCTAATGATGAACAGTTAGCCTTTGGTAGTTATGCTGCTGAATTGTCTTTTTACGTTATTTGGGCGTTGGTACCTTTGATGCTTGCGTTGTCAAACATTATTGCGATACTGCCGTTTTCAGAAGCTGAAATTATTAACGCAATTCAAATGGCATTGCCAGATGAAGTTGAAGTAGCGATTATACCTCTTTTAGAATCGTATTTAACAGGTACAAGTTCGGGCATATTCTCATTGGGTTTAATTATTTCGTTATGGCCAGCATCTAACGTATTTAATACATTTCAGCGTGTTTTAAATACAATTTATAAAACCGAACCAAGAAAAAACTTTTTTATCGCAAGATTATTTGCGTATGTATTTACCCTTGTTATTGTCATTGCTTTAGTCATATTTACCTTTGGCCTCGTATTCGGGGAAACAATTATTGACTATATTCAAGAAGTATTTGGAATTCAATTCTTTCTATTAGATTTCCTTGTAAATCAAGGTTGGATATTAGGGATTCTAGGGATATTTATCTTATTAATAGGAATATATCAATTTATGCCCAATGTTCAATGGCCAATTAAATATGCCATACCAGGAACTGTTTTTGCTTTATTAGGCTTTATATTAGTATCTCAGTTATTTAATGTTTATATGAGATTTGCTGGTGGAAATGTTGGCGGGGGAACGATTGGAGTATTTATGGTCGCGATAATATGGCTTTATCTGAATGCGATGGTGATTGCAATTGGAGCGTATATTAACGTATTCTACCATGACTTTAAAGAAAAAAGTTATTGGCAATTAGTAGAAGAAACAACGTCATATCAAACCTTTGTCTCTTATAGTGATAATTTTAAAAAGTCCGACTCACCTAAGAGCGGATTAACAAATAAGATATATAAAGATTTTACAAACCAAGCAACAAAGAAAGGTGAAATAAATGACATCCATTAG
- a CDS encoding histidine phosphatase family protein, whose product MSKGVTFYFVRHGETFFNFYGRMQGWSNALLTEEGIKNVHRSGRGLADIEFDAVYTSDLKRTIDTASIILEENKYNENLEIVQMPEFREVHFGSFEGLSSAEVWPEVEQRVNIKHGLPEGSDIQIQDLMNMFKEVDPYHFAENYTEFWNRVESGLLKLLNRHAGTDQNILVVCHGMTIRNLLDGLIADFDKTDALQNASVSIVKYQHGRFEMLAYNQVEHFKDVADDAAND is encoded by the coding sequence ATGAGTAAAGGAGTAACATTTTATTTTGTACGCCACGGTGAGACGTTTTTTAACTTTTATGGCCGTATGCAAGGCTGGTCAAATGCATTATTAACAGAAGAAGGTATAAAAAACGTTCATCGTAGTGGTCGTGGTTTAGCAGACATTGAATTTGATGCCGTTTATACGAGTGATTTAAAACGAACCATTGACACAGCTTCAATTATTTTAGAAGAAAATAAATATAATGAGAATTTAGAAATTGTACAAATGCCAGAATTTCGAGAGGTTCACTTTGGTTCATTTGAAGGTCTTTCATCTGCAGAAGTTTGGCCAGAAGTTGAGCAAAGAGTAAATATTAAACACGGTTTACCTGAAGGTAGTGATATTCAGATTCAAGATCTGATGAATATGTTTAAAGAAGTCGATCCGTATCATTTTGCAGAAAACTACACCGAATTTTGGAATCGTGTAGAATCCGGCTTACTTAAGTTATTAAATCGTCACGCTGGTACCGATCAAAACATCTTAGTCGTTTGTCATGGTATGACTATACGTAATCTTTTGGATGGTTTGATTGCTGATTTTGATAAAACAGATGCTTTACAAAATGCATCGGTATCAATTGTTAAATATCAACATGGTCGTTTTGAGATGTTAGCATATAATCAAGTGGAGCACTTTAAAGATGTCGCGGATGACGCGGCAAATGATTAA
- a CDS encoding ABC transporter ATP-binding protein: MKTFTRLLSYLRYEWGLIISGYLLLIISTGLSIYTPVIASHIIDYVSEQVSYNASINMILIMEQFGLFLIITFISAILGYIGYIMLAYGSNKISKVIRDEAHEHMQKLPVSYFDDIPAGKIAARIVNDTEVLRENFFANFTTQILINTLTILGVYIAMFSISPVIASWLLLLLPIIIVWQVAYSKKIQPINKLWRESVSDINSKIAEIVQGVSIVQLFNQQEHMDDEFEKINLTWMGSRKDSLKYEGFFTWNLSGLLKRIVTFSVMLFIGTQFTSGMLSISIGTLYIVINYVDRLFDPITMIIRLLTVLQQALSAGIRVFELMDTPIEKDSPKKLVITHGDVEFKNITFAYKEGNDVLHNLNFKVSEGETIGLVGHTGSGKSSIINLLFRFYDPQQGQIIIDDQVIENYNRESIRERMGIVLQEPYLFSGTIATNISMNNPDITDEMVMDALIKVGAKPMIDKMEKGIHAEVVEKGQAFSSGERQLISFARTLANNPKILILDEATSHIDTETEEIIQHAMQVVKEGRTTFIVAHRLSTIKDANQIIVMNNGQIQEQGTHTELVNFGGLYTQMYQMQAKIS, translated from the coding sequence ATGAAAACATTTACTAGATTATTGAGTTATCTGCGCTATGAATGGGGATTAATTATATCAGGGTACCTATTACTTATTATTTCAACAGGATTATCAATTTATACACCGGTTATTGCGAGTCACATTATTGATTATGTCTCAGAACAAGTGTCTTATAATGCTTCAATTAATATGATATTAATTATGGAACAGTTTGGGTTGTTTTTAATCATTACGTTTATCTCAGCAATTCTCGGTTATATCGGTTATATAATGTTAGCCTACGGCTCGAACAAAATCAGCAAAGTAATCAGAGACGAAGCTCATGAACATATGCAAAAATTACCCGTGAGTTACTTTGATGATATACCGGCTGGGAAAATTGCTGCACGTATTGTTAATGATACAGAAGTATTAAGAGAAAATTTCTTTGCTAACTTTACAACACAAATACTCATTAATACTTTAACGATACTAGGTGTTTATATTGCTATGTTCTCAATTAGTCCAGTTATAGCATCGTGGCTATTGTTACTTCTTCCGATAATAATAGTATGGCAAGTGGCTTATTCAAAAAAGATTCAACCTATTAATAAATTATGGAGAGAATCAGTGAGTGATATTAATAGTAAAATTGCTGAAATTGTTCAAGGTGTTTCTATAGTTCAGCTGTTCAATCAACAAGAACATATGGATGATGAATTCGAAAAAATCAATCTAACTTGGATGGGCTCTAGAAAAGACTCTTTAAAGTATGAAGGATTCTTTACATGGAATTTATCCGGCTTACTTAAACGAATTGTGACTTTTTCTGTCATGTTATTTATTGGAACTCAGTTTACAAGTGGTATGTTATCTATATCAATTGGAACTTTGTATATTGTAATTAACTATGTTGATCGCTTATTTGATCCAATAACAATGATCATTCGTCTTCTAACTGTTCTACAGCAGGCTTTATCAGCTGGTATCCGTGTGTTTGAGTTAATGGATACACCCATAGAAAAAGATTCACCGAAGAAGTTAGTAATAACTCATGGCGATGTAGAATTTAAAAATATTACTTTTGCTTACAAAGAGGGTAATGATGTATTACATAATTTAAATTTCAAAGTGAGTGAAGGTGAAACAATCGGTTTAGTAGGCCATACTGGATCAGGTAAAAGCTCTATTATTAACTTGCTATTTAGATTTTATGATCCTCAACAAGGACAAATCATTATTGATGACCAAGTTATTGAAAATTATAATCGTGAAAGTATCCGAGAAAGAATGGGAATCGTATTACAGGAACCTTACTTATTCTCAGGGACGATTGCGACTAATATTAGTATGAATAATCCAGATATTACAGATGAGATGGTAATGGATGCATTAATCAAAGTTGGAGCAAAACCAATGATTGATAAAATGGAAAAGGGAATTCATGCTGAAGTAGTGGAGAAAGGCCAAGCTTTCTCATCAGGGGAAAGACAATTAATATCATTTGCCAGAACGTTAGCAAATAATCCGAAAATATTAATATTAGATGAAGCGACGTCACATATAGATACCGAAACTGAAGAAATCATTCAGCATGCAATGCAAGTTGTAAAAGAAGGGCGCACTACATTCATTGTCGCTCATAGGTTATCTACAATTAAAGATGCAAATCAAATTATTGTAATGAACAATGGACAAATTCAAGAACAAGGTACTCATACTGAGTTAGTAAATTTTGGCGGACTTTATACACAAATGTATCAAATGCAAGCTAAGATTTCATAA
- a CDS encoding ABC transporter ATP-binding protein — protein sequence MLQSMWSYIKKHPVQYIVGGTTAVVSSLLYIFPNYIIQLFIDDIVTSQLTQSGLWQYLAYFLSLMVVIYATDVTWVLILFGQSYQYQKELRQTGFRRLLGFRSLFYEAFRSGDLMTRMTSDIDTMGMLLGYGLMIILADGAMLLSFLAVMIFTISWQVTFVSLIPLIIFGVIIYFISKEVDKRYDAIRDSVAELSNEVLEVVDGVRVMRAYGRKDLEQKRFQEKTKKVVDKANHLVVVNGLFGQIAKVFGGLSIAIGLMYCSYLVNLGQLSVGELVSFQLYLSMLNGTIWGMSEIVVIYQQGKVSFSKINDLIEASDQMEADGHLSLEGIDSIEFKDYSFSYNGDNSETLSKINFTLHKGQTLGIVGKTGSGKSTIIRQLLRQYPLSDTGKISINGHVISDFKRESLEAMIGYVPQEHILFSQSIKYNILFGNREASESNDLEQAIEQASFTKDLKRMPEGLYTLIGEKGVAISGGQKQRVSIARALIKEPELLILDDSLSAVDAKTERAIIDNIQSLRANKTNIIVTHRLSAVNQADIIIVVEDGHIIEQGTPKELLSSSGWYFQQFKNQQSEGSSDNENIY from the coding sequence ATGCTTCAATCAATGTGGTCATATATTAAGAAACATCCTGTTCAATACATTGTTGGTGGTACAACAGCCGTTGTATCAAGTTTATTATATATCTTTCCTAATTATATTATCCAGTTATTTATAGATGATATCGTAACGAGTCAATTGACACAGAGTGGTCTGTGGCAATATCTAGCTTATTTTTTAAGTCTAATGGTCGTTATATATGCTACGGACGTGACGTGGGTTCTAATCTTATTTGGACAATCTTATCAATATCAAAAAGAATTAAGACAAACAGGGTTTAGAAGGCTCTTAGGATTCCGTTCTTTGTTCTATGAAGCATTTCGTTCAGGTGATTTAATGACTCGAATGACTTCTGATATAGATACAATGGGTATGTTGTTAGGTTATGGTTTAATGATTATTCTAGCTGATGGTGCAATGCTACTGAGTTTTCTTGCTGTGATGATTTTTACAATATCTTGGCAAGTAACGTTTGTTAGTTTAATACCATTAATTATTTTTGGGGTAATTATTTATTTTATTAGTAAAGAAGTCGACAAACGATATGATGCGATAAGAGATTCTGTTGCAGAATTAAGTAACGAAGTCTTAGAAGTGGTCGATGGCGTCAGAGTGATGCGTGCCTATGGGCGAAAAGATTTAGAACAGAAAAGGTTTCAAGAAAAAACTAAAAAAGTTGTGGATAAAGCAAACCATCTTGTGGTAGTAAACGGATTGTTTGGCCAAATAGCGAAAGTATTCGGTGGCTTAAGTATTGCGATTGGGCTTATGTATTGTAGTTATTTAGTTAATCTTGGGCAATTGTCTGTAGGGGAATTAGTCTCATTCCAATTATATCTGTCAATGTTGAACGGAACAATTTGGGGCATGTCTGAGATTGTAGTTATTTATCAACAAGGTAAAGTATCATTTAGTAAAATCAATGATTTAATTGAAGCGAGTGATCAAATGGAAGCAGACGGTCACTTAAGTTTAGAAGGCATTGATTCTATTGAGTTTAAAGACTATTCATTTAGTTACAATGGTGATAATAGTGAGACATTAAGCAAAATAAACTTCACTTTACATAAAGGGCAAACTTTAGGCATAGTCGGTAAGACTGGAAGTGGAAAATCAACAATTATACGACAATTATTAAGACAGTATCCGTTAAGTGATACAGGAAAAATTAGTATCAACGGGCATGTTATAAGTGATTTTAAGCGAGAAAGTTTAGAAGCAATGATTGGTTATGTTCCTCAAGAGCACATACTTTTTTCTCAAAGTATAAAATACAATATTTTATTTGGTAATCGAGAAGCGAGCGAGTCAAACGATTTAGAACAAGCCATTGAGCAGGCTTCGTTTACAAAAGACTTGAAACGGATGCCAGAAGGACTTTATACGCTAATTGGTGAAAAAGGTGTCGCAATTTCTGGTGGACAAAAACAAAGAGTTTCTATTGCGCGTGCATTAATTAAAGAGCCGGAATTATTAATATTAGATGATTCATTGTCTGCAGTTGATGCCAAAACTGAAAGAGCAATTATTGACAACATCCAAAGTTTGCGTGCTAATAAGACGAATATCATTGTGACGCATCGATTATCTGCGGTTAATCAAGCAGATATAATCATAGTAGTCGAAGATGGGCATATCATCGAACAAGGTACACCAAAAGAATTACTGTCCAGTTCTGGTTGGTATTTCCAACAATTCAAAAATCAACAATCAGAAGGGAGCTCTGACAATGAAAACATTTACTAG
- a CDS encoding 4-hydroxy-tetrahydrodipicolinate reductase, which produces MKIILIGSDGAMGKVVINLASELDYTVVAGLQANKQTVTSLPVATDFNELTELMNQLDIKPDVIIDFSTPKLTDNLLTFALEHNLPIMLATTGQTQEQEALITKAGDQIAILDTHNTSIGVNVMQRVSQQLSEILYPLGYDIEIIEKHHRYKKDAPSGTAKMLLQSVAEGMAEGATHIYGREGVGEARNHQEIGIHAIRGGDIVGEHTVLFANNQETIELTHRAGSKELFARGAIAGARFLKTQSIPGIYSMNDIF; this is translated from the coding sequence ATGAAAATTATTCTTATTGGCTCTGATGGTGCTATGGGGAAAGTAGTCATTAACTTAGCATCAGAATTAGACTACACTGTTGTTGCAGGCTTACAAGCTAACAAACAAACTGTGACATCCTTGCCGGTTGCGACAGATTTCAATGAACTTACAGAGTTAATGAATCAATTAGATATTAAACCAGATGTTATCATTGATTTTTCTACTCCAAAGCTAACAGATAACTTACTGACTTTTGCACTAGAACATAATCTACCAATTATGCTTGCTACAACAGGTCAGACACAAGAGCAAGAAGCGTTAATAACGAAAGCTGGAGACCAGATTGCTATACTTGACACTCATAATACAAGTATCGGTGTTAATGTAATGCAACGTGTATCACAACAGCTTAGCGAAATATTATATCCATTAGGTTATGATATTGAAATAATTGAAAAACATCACCGATATAAGAAAGACGCACCGAGTGGAACAGCAAAAATGTTACTACAATCAGTTGCAGAAGGTATGGCAGAAGGCGCAACACATATTTATGGACGTGAAGGTGTTGGTGAAGCTAGAAATCATCAAGAGATTGGAATACATGCTATTCGTGGCGGCGATATTGTGGGAGAACACACAGTGCTCTTCGCAAATAATCAAGAGACGATTGAATTAACTCATCGAGCAGGATCCAAAGAATTGTTTGCCAGAGGAGCAATTGCAGGAGCAAGATTTTTAAAGACTCAATCAATACCTGGTATCTATTCAATGAATGATATATTTTAA
- a CDS encoding 4-hydroxy-tetrahydrodipicolinate synthase yields MSIYEGSAVALVTPFVENTTDIDWRAFESLLDFHLENNTDALVITGTTGESSTLSDEEQIELIKFAVKHVDGKLPLIAGTGINDTRHAIKLSQQAESVGADALLIVTPYYNKASYDGMLAHFHAIADAVTVPIILYDVPSRTGTSLTPEQVGILSEHPNIVALKDAVGNLDYTRAVLDIVPEDFAVYSGNDDLNYDIIAMGGKGAISVTANILPKEVHDLCRLTLDKHTEEAQQLNYKLEDINRDLFAEVNPIPVKYLVHLMNRCALAYRLPMVPPSKEVIEILDTYSELIQPYTVER; encoded by the coding sequence ATGAGTATTTACGAAGGATCAGCTGTTGCATTGGTTACACCATTTGTAGAGAATACGACCGATATCGATTGGCGAGCTTTTGAAAGTTTATTAGATTTTCATCTTGAAAATAATACAGATGCTTTAGTTATAACTGGAACTACAGGTGAAAGTTCAACGTTATCAGATGAAGAGCAGATTGAACTTATTAAGTTTGCAGTAAAACATGTTGATGGTAAGTTGCCACTTATTGCAGGTACAGGGATTAATGATACACGCCATGCGATAAAGTTAAGCCAACAAGCTGAAAGTGTGGGGGCAGATGCACTGCTAATCGTCACCCCATATTACAATAAAGCGTCGTATGACGGTATGTTAGCTCACTTTCACGCCATTGCAGATGCGGTTACAGTTCCAATTATTCTATATGATGTTCCTTCTAGAACAGGTACATCTCTGACACCAGAACAAGTTGGTATATTATCGGAACATCCTAATATAGTTGCCTTGAAAGATGCTGTGGGAAACTTAGACTATACACGAGCAGTGCTTGATATTGTGCCTGAAGACTTTGCTGTTTATTCAGGTAATGATGATTTAAATTACGATATTATTGCTATGGGTGGTAAAGGCGCTATTTCAGTAACTGCAAATATTTTACCAAAAGAAGTACATGATCTATGTCGTCTCACTTTAGATAAGCATACAGAAGAGGCGCAGCAATTGAATTATAAATTAGAAGATATCAATCGTGATCTTTTTGCTGAAGTAAATCCAATTCCAGTTAAATATTTAGTTCATTTAATGAATCGTTGCGCATTAGCGTACCGCTTACCGATGGTGCCTCCGTCAAAAGAAGTAATAGAGATATTGGATACATACTCTGAGTTAATTCAGCCATATACTGTAGAGAGATAG
- the lysA gene encoding diaminopimelate decarboxylase translates to MQLESYQYIENNELVHSNHKYSDLAQQYGTPLYIFDEESFRDRVFNFKAALENPYFETELLFASKSVLTLAIAKLIGEYGIGQDVVSAGEIFTGKKGGVDPSKMYFHGNNKLDDELAYAVDQQVGTIVIDNQMEAERLHAILKQKGKKQRALLRLNPGVEAHTHEYIKTASLDSKFGESVFDEHIEDIIKKIYDMENIELAGLHCHIGSQIFDSDSFLKAADEMILFAHRIQKNLDIPIREINFGGGFGVYYTEEDTPFDIAGFLPKFIQHVYAKTKELNIKLEKVTIEPGRSLVNNSGSTLYTIGDIKQTVGGKQYVFIDGGMTDNIRPALYQAEYEAVLPNKVNKALEENYTVAGKACESGDVVINDIKLPRAKTGDLLLVNGTGAYNYSMASNYNHMPIPAMIHIDGQKSYLTVKRQSFEDIIANNIL, encoded by the coding sequence ATGCAATTAGAATCGTATCAATATATTGAGAATAATGAGCTTGTTCATTCGAATCATAAGTATTCAGATTTAGCTCAACAGTATGGAACGCCACTTTATATTTTTGATGAGGAAAGTTTTAGAGATCGAGTGTTTAATTTTAAGGCAGCATTAGAGAATCCGTACTTTGAGACTGAGTTGTTATTCGCATCGAAGTCAGTATTAACACTAGCCATCGCAAAGTTAATAGGTGAATATGGAATTGGACAAGATGTTGTAAGTGCAGGGGAGATTTTCACAGGAAAAAAAGGTGGAGTTGATCCATCTAAGATGTACTTTCATGGTAATAATAAACTGGATGATGAGCTTGCATACGCAGTTGATCAACAAGTAGGTACTATCGTTATTGATAATCAAATGGAAGCGGAACGCTTACATGCTATATTGAAGCAAAAAGGTAAGAAACAACGAGCATTACTCCGACTTAATCCAGGAGTTGAAGCACATACACACGAATATATTAAGACAGCTAGTTTAGATTCAAAATTTGGTGAAAGTGTCTTTGACGAACACATTGAAGATATCATTAAGAAAATTTATGATATGGAAAATATTGAATTAGCTGGATTGCATTGCCACATAGGGAGTCAGATTTTTGATTCGGATTCTTTCTTAAAAGCAGCTGATGAGATGATTTTATTTGCTCATCGTATTCAGAAAAATTTAGATATACCTATTAGAGAGATTAACTTTGGTGGAGGATTTGGGGTTTATTATACTGAGGAAGATACACCATTTGATATTGCAGGTTTTCTACCCAAATTTATTCAACATGTCTACGCTAAAACTAAGGAATTAAATATTAAGTTAGAAAAGGTAACGATTGAACCTGGTAGATCTTTAGTAAATAATTCTGGAAGCACATTATATACTATAGGAGACATCAAACAAACTGTGGGTGGGAAACAATATGTCTTTATTGATGGTGGTATGACTGATAATATCAGACCTGCTTTATACCAGGCTGAATATGAAGCTGTATTACCAAATAAAGTAAACAAAGCACTGGAAGAAAATTACACAGTTGCGGGTAAAGCGTGTGAGAGTGGAGACGTCGTCATTAATGATATTAAGTTACCTCGTGCCAAAACAGGAGATTTATTATTAGTTAACGGTACTGGAGCTTACAATTATTCTATGGCGAGCAATTATAATCATATGCCTATCCCAGCAATGATACATATTGATGGACAAAAAAGTTACTTAACAGTCAAACGTCAATCATTTGAAGACATTATAGCGAATAATATTTTATAG
- a CDS encoding aspartate-semialdehyde dehydrogenase gives MNKKYHVAVVGASGVVGRKIVQVLEERQFPVSQLSLFASSRSAGKAIQFNGEDVTIQELTEDALKAPIQIAIFSAGGETSKHYAPIASKNGVIVIDNSSAWRMDKDIPLVVPEVNADVLTKDNKLIANPNCSTIQSVVPLKPLQDNYGIKRVVYSTYQAVSGAGRDGISDLENGTRNTFPYEINKTVIPQIDVFLENGNTKEEQKMIDETRKILGKASLPVTATAVRVPIKTSHGVSINIELEKEFDIKQIRTEIGNIDGVILADNPEKLDYPLQSVAEETDNVYVGRIRRDESVKNGLNLFVVADNLRKGAATNSVQIAESLIKREII, from the coding sequence ATGAATAAAAAATATCATGTTGCCGTTGTTGGCGCATCAGGCGTAGTTGGTCGTAAAATCGTACAAGTATTAGAGGAACGTCAATTCCCAGTCAGTCAACTAAGCTTATTTGCTTCGAGTCGCTCTGCTGGTAAAGCAATTCAATTCAATGGTGAAGACGTTACTATACAAGAGTTAACAGAGGACGCTTTGAAAGCTCCAATTCAAATCGCGATTTTCTCTGCTGGTGGTGAGACCTCTAAACATTATGCCCCTATTGCTTCGAAAAATGGAGTCATTGTTATAGATAATAGTTCTGCATGGCGAATGGATAAAGACATTCCGCTTGTAGTGCCTGAAGTTAATGCAGATGTTCTAACAAAAGATAATAAGCTCATTGCGAATCCAAACTGTTCTACAATCCAATCCGTTGTTCCTTTGAAACCATTACAAGATAATTATGGTATCAAACGCGTGGTTTATAGTACTTACCAAGCAGTTTCAGGGGCTGGGCGTGATGGAATCAGTGATTTAGAGAACGGAACAAGGAATACGTTCCCTTATGAAATTAACAAAACTGTTATCCCACAAATTGATGTCTTTCTTGAAAACGGAAATACAAAAGAAGAACAAAAAATGATTGACGAAACACGTAAAATATTAGGTAAAGCTTCATTACCTGTAACTGCAACTGCAGTACGTGTTCCTATCAAAACATCCCATGGTGTCTCAATAAATATTGAATTAGAAAAAGAATTTGATATTAAACAAATTCGTACTGAGATCGGAAACATTGACGGTGTAATTCTTGCAGACAACCCCGAAAAATTAGATTACCCTCTACAATCTGTTGCAGAAGAAACAGACAATGTATATGTTGGACGAATTCGCCGTGATGAATCAGTAAAAAATGGATTAAATCTGTTTGTTGTTGCTGATAATTTACGTAAAGGAGCGGCAACAAACTCTGTTCAAATTGCTGAGTCTCTTATCAAACGCGAAATAATATAA